Proteins encoded by one window of Dietzia sp. B32:
- a CDS encoding glutamate ligase domain-containing protein, with amino-acid sequence MIVTDESPEDEDPATLRAEVLAGAREAGSAEVVEEPDRDRALALAVAAAEPDDVVVIAGRGSESNRRFGSRPERFDDLTRLRQAIAAGGTGKRGKRSA; translated from the coding sequence GTGATCGTCACCGACGAGAGCCCGGAGGACGAGGATCCCGCCACCCTGCGCGCCGAGGTTCTCGCGGGCGCCCGGGAGGCGGGTTCCGCCGAGGTCGTCGAGGAACCGGACAGGGACCGGGCCCTCGCACTCGCCGTGGCCGCCGCGGAACCGGACGACGTGGTGGTCATCGCGGGGCGGGGCAGTGAGAGCAACCGGCGTTTCGGTTCGCGACCGGAGCGCTTCGACGACCTCACCCGCCTGCGGCAGGCCATCGCCGCGGGCGGAACCGGGAAGCGCGGGAAACGCTCAGCCTAG
- a CDS encoding Mur ligase domain-containing protein — translation MGRTPGDVPSLTDPGCHTVRTRSSLTVGDLARHLGAPLVGDPSVGDAVVLDITDDSRTVAPGHAYLAVGGLRHHGLDFDSQAAAAGAVVVISDRPSSVLPTLVVDDPRAVSGPLSSWFHGCPSARLRVFGVTGTNGKTSTSHFLEAGLAAAGETTAPSAARRRPSPTW, via the coding sequence GTGGGCAGAACACCGGGCGACGTCCCGTCGCTCACGGATCCGGGGTGCCACACGGTGCGGACGCGGTCCTCGCTCACGGTCGGGGACCTCGCGCGTCACCTCGGCGCGCCACTGGTCGGCGATCCCTCGGTCGGCGACGCCGTCGTCCTCGACATCACGGACGACTCCCGCACTGTCGCGCCCGGTCACGCCTACCTCGCCGTCGGGGGCCTGCGCCACCACGGCCTGGATTTCGACAGTCAGGCTGCGGCCGCGGGCGCCGTGGTCGTGATCAGCGACCGGCCGTCGTCCGTGCTGCCGACCCTGGTCGTCGACGACCCGCGGGCGGTGAGCGGCCCGCTGTCCTCCTGGTTCCACGGGTGCCCCTCCGCCCGACTCCGCGTCTTCGGTGTGACGGGGACCAACGGCAAGACCAGCACGTCGCACTTCCTCGAGGCGGGCCTCGCCGCGGCAGGCGAGACCACGGCCCCCTCGGCCGCACGGCGGCGACCTTCGCCGACCTGGTGA
- a CDS encoding NAD(P)/FAD-dependent oxidoreductase, which yields MAVNSQQVTGAHAPGGGRHRVVIIGSGFGGLAAARALEKADVDVTLVARTGHHLFQPLLYQVATGILSVGEIAPSTRLVLRDQKNATVALGDVDRIDVATRTIHATAGHVDFELEYDSLIVAAGANQSYFGNDHFERWAPGMKSIDDALELRSRIMGCFEQAEVTEDEAERRRLLTFVVVGAGPTGVEMAGQIAELAQRTLKDSFRRIDPARARIILVDAAPAVLPPFGARLGNAARRRLEELGVEIQLNAMVTDVDYSGIEVKDPDGSLRRIDTTCKIWSAGVQASPLGRMLADQTSAEVDRAGRVLVNKDLSLPGHPEIFVIGDMISLDNLPGVSPVAIQGGKYVAKQIVREVEGGRSPAERPPFKYFDKGSMATVSRYSAVAKIGPFEFHGFVAWVLWLVVHLAFLIGFRNRVITLLSWGMHIGDHRSHLNSTARWVYARQAIAEAQERDRRDAERASGG from the coding sequence ATGGCCGTGAACTCTCAGCAGGTGACGGGTGCCCACGCACCGGGGGGTGGGCGCCACCGCGTGGTCATCATCGGGTCCGGATTCGGCGGGCTGGCCGCAGCGCGCGCGCTCGAGAAGGCGGACGTGGACGTAACCCTGGTCGCCAGGACCGGTCACCACCTCTTCCAGCCGCTGTTGTACCAGGTGGCCACCGGCATCCTGTCCGTCGGCGAGATCGCGCCGTCCACGCGGCTGGTCCTCCGGGACCAGAAGAACGCCACCGTCGCCCTCGGTGACGTCGACCGGATCGATGTGGCCACCCGGACCATCCACGCCACCGCCGGTCACGTGGACTTCGAGCTCGAGTACGACAGTCTCATCGTCGCCGCCGGAGCCAACCAGTCCTACTTCGGCAACGACCACTTCGAACGCTGGGCACCCGGCATGAAGTCCATCGACGACGCGCTGGAGCTGCGGAGCCGGATCATGGGCTGCTTCGAGCAGGCCGAGGTGACGGAGGACGAGGCGGAACGTCGTCGCCTCCTCACCTTCGTCGTGGTGGGCGCCGGCCCCACCGGCGTGGAGATGGCCGGACAGATCGCTGAACTCGCACAGCGGACCCTGAAGGACAGTTTCCGGCGGATCGACCCGGCCCGGGCCCGCATCATCCTCGTCGACGCCGCCCCGGCCGTCCTCCCGCCCTTCGGCGCCAGACTCGGTAACGCCGCCCGCAGGCGGCTGGAGGAGTTGGGTGTGGAGATCCAGCTCAACGCCATGGTGACGGACGTGGACTACAGCGGGATCGAGGTCAAGGACCCGGACGGATCCCTGCGTCGGATCGACACGACCTGCAAGATCTGGTCGGCCGGCGTCCAGGCGAGCCCACTGGGCAGGATGCTCGCCGACCAGACCAGCGCCGAGGTGGACCGGGCCGGCCGGGTCCTCGTGAACAAGGACCTCTCGCTACCCGGGCACCCGGAGATCTTCGTGATCGGCGACATGATCAGTCTCGACAACCTGCCGGGCGTCTCCCCCGTCGCCATCCAGGGCGGCAAGTACGTCGCCAAGCAGATCGTCCGCGAGGTCGAGGGGGGACGGTCCCCGGCCGAGCGCCCGCCGTTCAAGTACTTCGACAAGGGGTCGATGGCCACGGTCTCGCGCTACAGCGCGGTCGCCAAGATCGGGCCGTTCGAGTTCCACGGCTTCGTCGCCTGGGTCCTGTGGCTGGTGGTGCACCTGGCCTTCCTCATCGGATTCAGGAACCGCGTCATCACCCTGCTGTCCTGGGGAATGCACATCGGTGACCACCGCTCGCACCTGAACTCCACCGCCCGGTGGGTCTATGCGCGTCAGGCCATCGCCGAGGCGCAGGAGCGAGACCGGCGCGACGCCGAGCGCGCGTCCGGCGGCTGA
- a CDS encoding phosphatase PAP2 family protein, whose product MTLDDGNARRVPGVSSWRAPAAGAAVLLVLLGVFVGLALAATDGSVAVDQPVMMWVHGATTPWLTAAAETASYLGGHVVLVASVVIALLLCVLRRFGGAFLVLAAVYGSSRLNVAFKAAFERTRPDFWEHMSAENTFSFPSGHAMGSMSIAAPLVVLAWGTRFRWAVLAVAVVYVAAVGASRVYLGVHFPSDVFAGWSLAVLWVGILVMVLVLVTRLLRRYAPALAEWV is encoded by the coding sequence ATGACCCTCGACGATGGCAATGCCCGGCGCGTCCCCGGGGTGTCCTCGTGGAGAGCGCCGGCGGCGGGCGCCGCGGTGCTCCTGGTTCTCCTGGGGGTCTTCGTCGGGCTGGCCCTGGCCGCTACCGACGGGAGCGTCGCGGTGGACCAGCCCGTGATGATGTGGGTGCACGGGGCGACGACACCCTGGCTCACGGCCGCGGCGGAGACCGCCAGCTATCTCGGTGGTCACGTCGTGCTGGTGGCCTCCGTCGTGATCGCCCTGCTGCTGTGTGTCCTGCGCAGGTTCGGGGGCGCATTCCTCGTGTTGGCCGCCGTGTACGGCTCGTCCAGACTCAACGTCGCCTTCAAGGCGGCGTTCGAGCGGACACGCCCGGATTTCTGGGAGCACATGTCGGCGGAGAACACCTTCTCGTTCCCCAGTGGGCACGCGATGGGGTCGATGTCGATCGCTGCTCCCCTCGTCGTCCTGGCCTGGGGTACCCGCTTCCGGTGGGCCGTGCTCGCGGTGGCGGTGGTCTACGTCGCCGCGGTCGGCGCGTCCCGCGTCTACCTGGGGGTCCACTTCCCCAGCGACGTCTTCGCGGGCTGGAGCCTGGCCGTGCTGTGGGTCGGGATCCTCGTGATGGTCCTGGTGCTGGTGACCCGCCTGCTCCGCCGGTACGCCCCCGCGCTCGCGGAATGGGTCTGA
- a CDS encoding ABC transporter ATP-binding protein, translating into MNCSESHTCSTTTSSSSTSATTAPVRTALRLENVVLTFPDGHGRVTAVDDVSLAIGRGRSLAVTGPSGSGKSSLLAVAATLVRPDAGRVWLETRDGAVDLAAVDARRGAELRRREIGIVFQQANLIESLTAREQLEAMAWLGARPSRARRRRARDRADDLLDMVGLSDAAGRSVGALSGGQRQRVAVARALMSGPSLLLADEPTSALDSASGRVVMDLLLDTARELDVALMLVTHDAAMAARCDAGVQLVDGAVTTTSPDRSFS; encoded by the coding sequence ATGAACTGCTCCGAGTCCCACACCTGCAGCACCACCACGTCGTCGTCGTCGACCTCCGCGACCACCGCGCCCGTCCGGACCGCACTGAGGCTGGAGAACGTCGTCCTGACCTTCCCCGACGGCCACGGCCGGGTCACCGCCGTCGACGACGTCTCACTCGCGATCGGGCGGGGCCGCAGCCTCGCGGTGACCGGCCCCTCGGGGTCGGGGAAGTCGAGCCTGCTCGCCGTCGCCGCGACACTCGTCAGGCCGGACGCCGGGCGGGTGTGGCTGGAGACCCGGGACGGGGCGGTGGATCTCGCCGCGGTGGACGCGCGCCGAGGGGCCGAACTGCGCCGACGCGAGATCGGCATCGTGTTCCAGCAGGCCAACCTCATCGAGTCCCTCACGGCGCGGGAACAACTCGAGGCCATGGCGTGGCTGGGGGCGCGGCCGTCCCGGGCCCGACGGCGCCGCGCGCGCGATCGGGCCGACGACCTGCTGGACATGGTCGGTCTGAGCGATGCCGCCGGCCGGTCGGTCGGGGCGCTGTCCGGCGGGCAGCGGCAGCGGGTGGCGGTGGCGCGGGCGCTGATGAGCGGACCGTCGCTCCTGCTCGCCGACGAGCCGACGAGCGCGCTCGACTCCGCGTCCGGGCGGGTCGTCATGGACCTCCTGCTCGACACCGCACGTGAGCTCGACGTGGCGCTGATGCTCGTGACGCACGACGCCGCGATGGCGGCCCGGTGCGACGCGGGGGTCCAACTGGTCGACGGAGCGGTCACGACCACGTCGCCTGACAGAAGTTTTTCCTGA
- a CDS encoding FtsX-like permease family protein, with the protein MFFALRELRTARWRFALITGVVLMLSVLVAGLLGLTAGLAHQSVSALRALGTDGSGFVLPADDSGAVDLDRAALTAGQVAAIGAEDPAAVPLGIARTTLDDGTETGVSVVAVGLAGPVGSVAPPAPGEVLVSDGVDDEVGSDVGVIHLGSSALAVAGHAGDLWHSHTPVVVTDLDTWHALAPRGGDATTMSVAADAVRDAVAGDAALTLVDPDGLVAALPSHRAENTSLSTMTTMLLAVTALVVGAFFAVWGMQRRRDVAVLKALGASTAAVVRDSVGQAAVVLAVGVAGGVGIAALFGLAVGGTVPFVVSAATTLVPAALLAVLGLAGAAVSLRPVLTADPNSALGAAR; encoded by the coding sequence ATGTTCTTCGCACTCCGCGAACTCCGCACCGCGCGGTGGCGATTCGCCCTCATCACGGGCGTCGTGCTGATGCTGTCCGTCCTGGTGGCGGGCCTGCTCGGCCTGACCGCCGGGTTGGCACACCAGAGCGTGTCCGCGCTCAGGGCGCTCGGCACGGACGGCTCGGGCTTCGTCCTCCCCGCCGACGACTCCGGCGCCGTCGACCTCGACCGCGCCGCACTCACCGCCGGCCAGGTGGCCGCCATCGGCGCGGAGGACCCTGCGGCCGTGCCGCTGGGTATCGCGAGGACGACGCTGGACGACGGCACCGAGACCGGGGTGTCCGTCGTCGCCGTGGGACTGGCCGGACCCGTGGGATCGGTGGCGCCACCGGCGCCGGGGGAGGTCCTGGTCTCCGACGGTGTCGACGACGAGGTGGGCTCCGACGTCGGCGTGATCCACCTCGGAAGCAGCGCGTTGGCGGTCGCCGGACACGCCGGTGATCTCTGGCATTCACACACCCCCGTCGTCGTCACCGACCTCGACACCTGGCACGCACTCGCTCCGCGCGGCGGGGACGCCACCACCATGTCCGTGGCGGCGGACGCCGTCCGGGACGCCGTCGCCGGCGACGCCGCACTCACGCTGGTCGACCCCGACGGACTCGTCGCGGCACTGCCCTCACATCGGGCCGAGAACACCTCGCTGAGCACGATGACCACCATGCTCCTCGCCGTCACCGCACTGGTCGTGGGCGCGTTCTTCGCCGTGTGGGGGATGCAGCGCCGTCGGGACGTGGCCGTGCTCAAGGCGCTCGGGGCGTCCACCGCCGCGGTCGTCCGCGACTCGGTCGGCCAGGCCGCCGTCGTCTTGGCCGTGGGCGTCGCGGGCGGGGTCGGGATCGCCGCACTGTTCGGCCTGGCCGTGGGTGGCACCGTGCCGTTCGTCGTCTCGGCCGCGACGACCCTCGTGCCGGCCGCACTGCTCGCCGTCCTCGGCCTCGCGGGCGCCGCCGTCTCGTTGCGGCCCGTGCTGACCGCCGACCCCAACTCCGCCCTGGGGGCGGCCCGATGA
- a CDS encoding sensor histidine kinase, which translates to MTSAPAPAAAAPAAELPPESAGVRVVFAQLQVALHTLVAALLALTLVSAHRDTSGMPDPLAVGAAVGFAAAYVAGTVWARRRPTTAAVRVGWLIVVLALWACLVVRVPEAAYLAFPLFFLVQFLLGVWAGTAAVAALSAVAVVALGLHHGFTPAGVIGPTVGALVALGLGAGVRALHRESRARREVIAELVATRSVLASREREVGREAERARLAGEIHDTVAQGLASIGMLLHAAERAAPQGPAVDQIRLAREVAGENLTETRRLIAALRPAPLDGVSLAGALGRVAARCRAENPGLEVSVTTEHASEHTDNHVGEHATEPPAELAAVLVRVAQEALTNAVRHGAPQKITLTLSGSPTTVALEIADDGRGFDIAAPRTAASFGLDGMARRVGDLGGRFEVDSEPGSGTVVRAVLPVRETAPGTRSGDER; encoded by the coding sequence GTGACCTCCGCGCCCGCGCCCGCCGCCGCCGCGCCCGCCGCCGAGCTCCCACCCGAGTCGGCGGGGGTCCGGGTGGTGTTCGCGCAGCTCCAGGTGGCACTGCACACGTTGGTGGCCGCACTGCTGGCCCTGACGCTGGTCAGCGCGCATCGGGACACCTCCGGCATGCCCGATCCGCTGGCGGTCGGCGCCGCGGTGGGGTTCGCGGCCGCGTACGTCGCGGGGACCGTGTGGGCGCGCCGTCGCCCGACGACCGCCGCCGTCCGGGTCGGCTGGTTGATCGTCGTCCTGGCGTTGTGGGCGTGCCTCGTGGTCCGGGTTCCCGAGGCCGCCTACCTGGCGTTCCCCCTGTTCTTCCTGGTGCAGTTCCTCCTGGGCGTGTGGGCGGGCACCGCGGCGGTGGCGGCGCTGTCCGCCGTGGCGGTCGTCGCCCTGGGCCTGCATCACGGGTTCACTCCAGCCGGGGTCATCGGCCCCACGGTGGGAGCGCTCGTGGCCCTCGGCCTGGGCGCCGGCGTCCGGGCACTGCACCGCGAGTCCCGGGCCCGGCGGGAGGTGATCGCCGAGCTCGTGGCCACCCGCTCGGTGCTCGCGTCGCGGGAACGGGAGGTGGGCCGCGAGGCCGAGCGCGCGCGGCTGGCCGGGGAGATCCACGACACCGTCGCGCAGGGGCTCGCGAGCATCGGAATGCTGCTGCACGCGGCCGAGCGCGCCGCACCCCAGGGGCCGGCAGTCGACCAGATCCGTCTGGCCCGGGAGGTGGCGGGCGAGAACCTCACCGAGACCCGCCGTCTCATCGCCGCCCTGCGGCCCGCGCCGCTCGACGGCGTGTCGCTGGCCGGGGCGCTGGGCCGTGTCGCCGCCAGGTGCCGGGCCGAGAATCCCGGGCTCGAGGTGTCCGTCACGACGGAGCACGCGAGCGAGCACACCGACAATCACGTCGGCGAGCACGCCACCGAGCCGCCGGCGGAGCTCGCCGCGGTACTCGTCCGGGTGGCGCAGGAGGCCCTGACGAACGCGGTGCGGCACGGTGCGCCGCAGAAGATCACGCTGACCCTGTCCGGCTCCCCCACCACCGTGGCCCTGGAGATCGCCGACGACGGCCGCGGCTTCGACATCGCCGCCCCGCGCACCGCCGCCTCATTCGGGCTCGACGGCATGGCACGGCGGGTGGGCGACCTGGGCGGGCGGTTCGAGGTCGACTCCGAGCCGGGGTCGGGCACGGTGGTCCGCGCCGTACTGCCGGTGCGGGAGACGGCGCCGGGGACCCGCTCGGGGGACGAGAGATGA
- a CDS encoding response regulator transcription factor has product MTTTRTRVLIADDHAVVRTGLRALLAADPEIEVIAEASAADAAVERCRIGDVDVVLMDLRFAGDATAGVLATAAIRGFADPPQVLVLTSHDTDADILGAIEAGACGYLLKDAGPDELLGAVRAAAAGESALSPTVAARLISRMRHPRPVLTERESEVLRAVATGATNRQAAASLHVSEATVKTHLVHVFDKLGVTSRTAAVARARELGVL; this is encoded by the coding sequence ATGACGACGACGAGGACGCGTGTCCTGATCGCGGACGATCACGCGGTGGTGCGAACCGGGCTCCGTGCGCTGCTCGCCGCCGATCCCGAGATCGAGGTGATCGCCGAGGCGTCAGCGGCCGATGCTGCCGTGGAACGGTGCAGGATCGGAGATGTGGACGTGGTGCTGATGGACCTGCGGTTCGCGGGGGATGCCACCGCCGGTGTGCTGGCCACCGCAGCGATCCGAGGGTTCGCCGACCCTCCTCAGGTGTTGGTGCTGACCAGCCACGACACGGACGCGGACATCCTCGGCGCCATCGAGGCCGGGGCCTGCGGCTATCTGCTCAAGGACGCCGGCCCCGACGAGCTGCTGGGCGCGGTGCGCGCCGCCGCCGCCGGCGAGAGCGCCCTGTCCCCCACCGTCGCCGCGAGGCTGATCAGCCGGATGCGCCACCCGCGGCCGGTGCTGACCGAGCGGGAGTCGGAGGTCCTGCGGGCCGTCGCCACCGGGGCGACCAACCGGCAGGCCGCCGCGTCACTGCACGTGTCGGAGGCGACGGTCAAGACGCACCTCGTCCACGTCTTCGACAAGCTCGGCGTCACCTCGCGGACCGCGGCGGTGGCGCGGGCACGTGAGCTCGGGGTGCTGTGA
- a CDS encoding GNAT family N-acetyltransferase → MIEVRPADRFDDVAVLLGPKKNPDASVCWCLSHRLDAKTNRSLVGRARGDLVRDLCGRDIAPGVLAYLGDEPVGWVGVAPRRELPVARSRVVPTVDSVPVWSIFCIRVRPGYRGRGIAHALVSGAVDFARENGAPAVEAVPVDNGAEKVDLTMAFVGFRTLFESAGFVKVADTSSVSSGFPRIVMRRPLG, encoded by the coding sequence ATGATCGAGGTGCGCCCAGCCGACCGGTTCGACGACGTCGCAGTCCTCCTGGGGCCGAAGAAGAACCCGGATGCCTCTGTCTGTTGGTGCCTGAGTCACCGACTGGACGCGAAGACCAACAGGTCGCTTGTCGGTCGTGCTCGCGGCGACCTCGTCCGCGACCTGTGTGGGAGGGACATCGCACCGGGCGTACTCGCCTATCTGGGCGACGAGCCCGTCGGGTGGGTTGGGGTCGCCCCGCGACGCGAGCTGCCCGTCGCGCGATCCCGGGTGGTGCCGACGGTCGACTCGGTGCCGGTGTGGTCGATCTTCTGCATCCGGGTCCGCCCCGGATACCGCGGCAGGGGGATCGCCCACGCCCTCGTCTCGGGGGCGGTCGACTTCGCCCGCGAGAACGGAGCCCCCGCGGTCGAGGCGGTGCCCGTCGACAACGGTGCGGAGAAGGTCGACCTGACCATGGCCTTCGTCGGCTTCCGCACCCTGTTCGAGTCAGCAGGCTTCGTCAAGGTGGCCGATACCTCGTCGGTGTCGTCGGGCTTTCCACGGATCGTGATGAGGCGACCGCTCGGGTGA
- a CDS encoding magnesium and cobalt transport protein CorA gives MTTVDNAVYKDGRRTADPSSLDETFELMRQRAGMAWIGMYRADPDEIKAVSEEFGLHELAVEDALRGHQRAKLERYGDVLFVVLRPARYIDADETVEFGEVHIFVGPDFVVTIRQAESPDLRRVRRRMESDPELLGLGPQAVLYGILDEVVDQYFPVVAGLENDIDEIEDEIFSGHADVSRRIYALSREVIEFQRAVQPLVGMLEALQLGAQKYSMDEELQRRLRDVDDHAIRISDRIGGFRALLNNALTVQATLVGQRQNDEMRRLTESSLAQSEEVKRISSWAAILFAPTLVGTVYGMNFQKMPELGWELGYPFALLLMLMMGLGLFGVFKRNKWL, from the coding sequence GTCGTACCGCGGACCCATCGAGCCTCGATGAGACCTTCGAGTTGATGCGGCAGCGTGCCGGGATGGCCTGGATCGGTATGTACAGGGCCGATCCTGACGAGATCAAAGCCGTGTCCGAAGAGTTCGGCTTGCACGAGCTGGCGGTCGAGGATGCGCTGCGCGGTCACCAACGAGCCAAGCTCGAGCGCTACGGAGACGTCCTGTTCGTGGTGTTGCGCCCGGCCCGATACATCGACGCGGACGAGACGGTCGAGTTCGGTGAGGTGCACATCTTCGTTGGACCGGACTTCGTGGTGACTATCCGGCAGGCCGAATCCCCGGATCTGCGCCGGGTGCGACGACGGATGGAAAGCGATCCCGAGCTCTTGGGGCTTGGACCTCAGGCGGTGCTGTACGGAATTCTCGACGAGGTCGTGGACCAGTATTTCCCGGTGGTGGCAGGTCTTGAGAACGACATCGACGAAATCGAGGATGAGATCTTCTCAGGCCACGCGGATGTGTCGCGTCGAATCTATGCGCTCTCCCGGGAAGTGATCGAATTCCAACGTGCGGTCCAACCGCTGGTCGGGATGCTCGAAGCGCTACAGCTGGGGGCGCAGAAGTACTCCATGGATGAGGAGCTGCAGAGGCGACTTCGCGATGTGGACGACCATGCGATCCGAATCAGCGACCGCATCGGTGGTTTCCGGGCGCTGCTGAACAATGCGCTGACGGTGCAGGCGACCCTGGTCGGCCAGCGGCAGAATGACGAGATGAGACGACTGACGGAATCCAGCCTCGCGCAGAGTGAAGAGGTCAAGCGGATCTCGTCGTGGGCGGCAATCCTGTTCGCGCCGACCCTGGTGGGCACCGTCTACGGAATGAACTTCCAGAAGATGCCCGAACTCGGCTGGGAGCTCGGCTACCCCTTCGCATTGCTATTGATGCTGATGATGGGTCTGGGGTTGTTTGGTGTGTTCAAGCGGAACAAGTGGCTCTGA